A region from the Terriglobia bacterium genome encodes:
- a CDS encoding protein kinase has translation MADDKSKRAGAQVTSSGFGQDKTFSGQYAAPAPALSPGTVLGGRYQILELLGEGGMGAVYKAKDVEVDRLIALKLIRPELASNPAILQRFKQELVLSRQVTHRNVVRIYDLGEAEGVKFITMEYVEGEDLRSLLRQQGKFPVGEAIAITEQMLAGLQAAHAEGVIHRDLKPGNIMRDPQGRVVVMDFGLARTLESGGMTQTGMMVGTMEYMSPEQAQAKPVDVRSDLYTVGLIFYELLSGNVPFKANSALASLLKRTQERAVPVAEVERSVPHALSSIVSKCLERDPSQRYQAAQQILDDLAAFQGRTTGRSGVVVAGAKPNRMAWIAAPVAVALLVIAVALGWFLTRGRGTGTAAPHAPVSVLVADFENKTSDGVFDGTLEPAFGLALEGASFISSFNRAQARKIAAQLKPGTTAVDEPVARLIAVREGVSVIITGSITAEGGGYKLRSQAEDGVTGKVISTQEAQVQNKDAVLKAVGGLAAAVRKSLGDTTPESVQKVQAETFTSSSLEAAHEYARAQDLQWAGNWGEAEQHYKRAIELDPNMGRAYAGLAATAINTGRRSEAEKYYQSAMALVGRMSDREKYRTRGGYYLTVREPQKAIEEYSALVKQYPADASAYGNLALAYFYMRDMPKALQEGRHSVEVSPKNLLQRDNLALYAVYAGDFATGAREARTVIEQNPSFTLAYNSLAMAQMGSGEVANADQTYQKLEGLNARGASMASLGRADVALFHGRAEDAIPLLEKGIAADLANKDKDGAAIKYIVLAQAHLLAGHAAAAQAAADKAVTLVKEESVLYSAGQVYLETGQLSKASQLAAQLASRVEPEPQIYGKLLEGETSLKRKDPRLAIQLLQAAQKITDTWLGHYDLGRAYLDAGMFTEADSEFELCLRRKGEASAVFLDDVPTFRIVPPLYYYLGRVQEGLKSPTAADSYKTFVSLQEKGAGPLLSDAQRRLNSH, from the coding sequence ATGGCAGATGACAAAAGCAAGCGCGCCGGCGCCCAGGTGACCAGCTCCGGTTTCGGACAGGACAAGACCTTCAGCGGGCAGTACGCCGCACCCGCGCCCGCGCTGTCGCCGGGCACAGTACTCGGGGGCCGCTACCAGATCCTGGAACTGCTGGGCGAAGGCGGCATGGGCGCGGTGTACAAGGCCAAGGACGTCGAGGTAGACCGCCTGATCGCGCTCAAGCTGATCCGTCCCGAGCTGGCGAGCAATCCCGCCATTCTGCAGCGCTTCAAGCAGGAGTTGGTACTGTCGCGGCAAGTTACCCACCGCAATGTTGTCCGCATCTACGACCTGGGCGAAGCCGAAGGCGTCAAGTTCATCACCATGGAGTACGTCGAAGGTGAGGACTTACGCTCGCTGCTGCGCCAACAGGGCAAATTCCCGGTCGGCGAGGCGATCGCGATCACGGAACAAATGCTAGCCGGCTTGCAGGCGGCGCACGCCGAAGGCGTCATCCACCGCGATCTCAAGCCGGGCAACATCATGCGCGATCCGCAGGGGCGCGTTGTGGTCATGGATTTCGGTCTGGCGCGCACCCTGGAAAGTGGCGGCATGACGCAGACGGGAATGATGGTCGGCACCATGGAATACATGTCGCCGGAACAGGCGCAGGCCAAGCCGGTTGACGTACGATCCGACCTTTACACGGTTGGCCTCATCTTTTACGAGCTGCTCTCCGGCAACGTGCCCTTCAAAGCGAACAGCGCGCTGGCAAGCCTGCTGAAACGGACGCAAGAGCGGGCGGTGCCGGTTGCCGAGGTCGAGCGTAGTGTGCCTCACGCCCTCAGTTCGATCGTGAGCAAGTGCCTGGAGCGCGATCCGTCCCAGCGGTACCAGGCGGCACAGCAAATCCTCGATGACCTGGCGGCGTTCCAGGGACGGACCACGGGCCGTTCGGGTGTCGTCGTTGCCGGCGCAAAACCCAACCGCATGGCGTGGATCGCCGCACCGGTCGCAGTGGCCCTGCTGGTCATTGCCGTAGCTCTGGGATGGTTCCTCACCCGCGGACGCGGCACGGGTACGGCGGCGCCGCATGCGCCCGTGTCGGTGCTGGTGGCGGACTTCGAGAACAAGACCTCGGATGGCGTATTCGACGGAACGCTGGAACCGGCGTTTGGCCTGGCGTTGGAAGGAGCGTCGTTCATCAGTTCCTTCAACCGCGCGCAGGCGCGCAAGATCGCTGCCCAACTGAAGCCGGGCACGACCGCGGTGGATGAACCCGTGGCGCGCCTGATCGCCGTGCGCGAAGGCGTCAGCGTGATCATCACCGGCTCGATCACGGCTGAGGGTGGCGGATACAAGCTGCGCTCGCAGGCCGAGGATGGGGTCACCGGCAAGGTGATTTCCACGCAGGAAGCCCAGGTGCAGAACAAGGACGCGGTTCTGAAGGCGGTGGGTGGGCTGGCGGCGGCGGTCCGCAAGTCGCTCGGCGACACTACGCCGGAATCGGTGCAGAAGGTGCAGGCCGAAACCTTCACTTCCAGCTCGCTGGAAGCGGCGCACGAATACGCCCGGGCGCAGGACCTGCAATGGGCCGGCAACTGGGGAGAAGCAGAACAGCACTATAAGAGGGCGATCGAACTCGATCCCAACATGGGGCGCGCGTATGCGGGGCTGGCGGCCACCGCCATCAACACCGGGCGGCGCAGCGAAGCGGAAAAATACTATCAGTCGGCCATGGCGCTGGTAGGCCGCATGAGCGACCGCGAAAAGTACCGCACCCGTGGCGGGTATTACCTGACGGTGCGTGAGCCGCAAAAGGCCATCGAGGAATACAGCGCCCTGGTGAAGCAGTATCCCGCCGACGCTTCGGCCTACGGCAATCTTGCCCTCGCTTATTTTTATATGCGCGACATGCCGAAAGCGTTGCAGGAAGGCCGGCACTCGGTCGAGGTCTCGCCGAAGAACCTTCTGCAACGCGACAACCTGGCGCTGTACGCGGTCTATGCCGGCGACTTCGCCACCGGCGCTCGCGAGGCGCGGACGGTGATCGAGCAGAACCCATCCTTCACGCTTGCCTATAACTCGCTGGCCATGGCACAAATGGGGTCGGGCGAGGTGGCGAACGCGGACCAGACATACCAGAAACTGGAAGGCTTGAACGCGCGGGGCGCATCCATGGCGTCGCTGGGACGCGCCGATGTGGCGCTGTTCCATGGGCGCGCGGAAGACGCCATTCCGCTACTGGAAAAGGGCATCGCTGCCGACCTGGCCAACAAGGACAAAGACGGCGCGGCGATCAAGTACATCGTTCTGGCGCAGGCGCACCTGCTGGCGGGACACGCCGCAGCGGCACAGGCGGCGGCTGACAAGGCGGTCACGCTGGTCAAGGAAGAGAGCGTCTTGTATTCGGCGGGGCAGGTATATCTGGAAACCGGACAACTGTCGAAGGCGTCGCAACTGGCTGCGCAGCTTGCCTCGCGCGTGGAACCGGAACCGCAAATCTACGGCAAGCTTCTGGAGGGCGAAACCAGCCTCAAGCGCAAGGATCCGCGCCTGGCGATCCAACTGCTCCAGGCGGCGCAGAAGATTACTGACACCTGGTTAGGTCACTATGATCTCGGCCGCGCCTACCTGGACGCCGGCATGTTCACCGAAGCCGATTCTGAATTCGAGCTATGCCTGCGGCGCAAGGGCGAGGCCAGCGCGGTGTTTTTGGATGACGTGCCGACGTTCCGCATTGTCCCACCGCTCTACTATTACCTCGGCCGTGTGCAGGAAGGGTTGAAGAGCCCTACGGCGGCCGATTCCTACAAGACGTTTGTCAGCCTGCAGGAAAAGGGCGCCGGGCCGCTGTTGAGCGACGCTCAGCGCCGTCTGAACTCCCACTAA